A window of the Streptomyces griseochromogenes genome harbors these coding sequences:
- the guaB gene encoding IMP dehydrogenase produces the protein MTANVDGVPGKFATLGLTYDDVLLLPGASDMAPDEIDTASYVSKNVRVNIPLLSAAMDKVTESRMAIAMARQGGVGVLHRNLSIEDQANQVDLVKRSESGMVTDPITIHPDATLAEADALCAKFRISGVPVTDGDKKLLGIVTNRDMAFESDRSQRVREVMTPMPLVTGKVGISGAEAMELLRKHKIEKLPLVDDEGVLKGLITVKDFVKAEKYPNAAKDADGRLLVGAAVGVAGDSFERAQALIENGVDFIVVDTAHGHSRLVGDMIAKIKSNSSGVDVIGGNVATRDGAQALVDAGADGIKVGVGPGSICTTRVVAGVGVPQVTAIYEAALAAKDAGVPVIGDGGLQYSGDIAKALVAGADTVMLGSLLAGCEESPGELLFINGKQFKSYRGMGSLAAMQTRGDRKSFSKDRYFQEGVASDEQLIPEGIEGQVPYRGPLSSVVHQLVGGLRQSMFYVGGMTVPDLQANGRFVRITSAGLKESHPHDIQMTVEAPNYSSKK, from the coding sequence ATGACTGCCAACGTCGACGGAGTGCCCGGTAAATTCGCGACACTCGGGCTGACCTACGACGACGTGCTGCTGCTGCCGGGCGCGTCGGACATGGCACCCGACGAGATCGACACCGCCTCGTACGTCTCCAAGAACGTGCGGGTCAACATCCCGCTGCTGTCCGCCGCCATGGACAAGGTCACCGAGTCCCGCATGGCGATCGCGATGGCCCGCCAGGGCGGCGTCGGCGTCCTGCACCGCAACCTCTCCATCGAGGACCAGGCCAACCAGGTCGACCTGGTGAAGCGCTCCGAGTCCGGCATGGTCACCGACCCCATCACCATCCACCCGGACGCCACGCTCGCCGAGGCCGACGCGCTGTGCGCCAAGTTCCGCATCAGCGGCGTCCCGGTGACCGACGGCGACAAGAAGCTGCTCGGCATCGTCACCAACCGTGACATGGCCTTCGAGAGCGACCGCAGCCAGCGGGTGCGTGAGGTCATGACCCCGATGCCGCTGGTGACCGGCAAGGTCGGCATCTCCGGGGCCGAGGCCATGGAGCTGCTGCGCAAGCACAAGATCGAGAAGCTTCCGCTGGTCGACGACGAGGGCGTCCTCAAGGGTCTGATCACGGTCAAGGACTTCGTCAAGGCCGAGAAGTACCCGAACGCCGCCAAGGACGCCGACGGCCGTCTCCTGGTCGGCGCGGCGGTCGGCGTGGCCGGTGACTCCTTCGAGCGCGCCCAGGCGCTGATCGAGAACGGCGTCGACTTCATCGTCGTGGACACCGCGCACGGCCACTCCCGCCTGGTCGGCGACATGATCGCCAAGATCAAGTCGAACTCCTCCGGCGTCGACGTCATCGGCGGCAACGTGGCCACGCGCGACGGCGCCCAGGCCCTGGTCGACGCGGGCGCCGACGGCATCAAGGTCGGGGTCGGCCCCGGCTCGATCTGCACGACCCGCGTGGTCGCCGGCGTCGGCGTCCCGCAGGTCACCGCGATCTACGAGGCCGCGCTCGCCGCCAAGGACGCCGGTGTCCCGGTGATCGGCGACGGCGGGCTGCAGTACTCCGGCGACATCGCCAAGGCCCTGGTCGCGGGTGCCGACACGGTGATGCTCGGCTCGCTGCTCGCGGGCTGCGAGGAGTCCCCGGGCGAGCTGCTGTTCATCAACGGCAAGCAGTTCAAGTCGTACCGCGGCATGGGCTCCCTCGCCGCCATGCAGACCCGTGGCGACCGCAAGTCGTTCTCCAAGGACCGCTACTTCCAGGAGGGCGTCGCCTCCGACGAGCAGCTGATCCCCGAGGGCATCGAGGGTCAGGTGCCCTACCGGGGTCCGCTGTCCTCCGTCGTCCACCAGCTGGTCGGCGGCCTGCGCCAGTCGATGTTCTACGTCGGTGGCATGACCGTTCCGGATCTTCAGGCGAACGGCCGGTTCGTGCGGATCACCTCGGCGGGCCTGAAGGAGAGCCACCCGCACGACATCCAGATGACGGTCGAGGCGCCGAACTACAGCAGCAAGAAGTGA
- a CDS encoding GuaB3 family IMP dehydrogenase-related protein: MTEIEIGRGKRGRRAYAFDDIAVVPSRRTRDPKEVSIAWQIDAYRFELPFLAAPMDSVVSPATAIRIGELGGLGVLNLEGLWTRYEDPQPLLDEIAELPAEQATRRLQEIYAAPIKEELIGARIKEVRDSGVVTAAALSPQRTAQFSKAVVDAGVDIFVIRGTTVSAEHVSSAHEPLNLKQFIYELDVPVIVGGCATYTAALHLMRTGAAGVLVGFGGGAAHTTRNVLGIQVPMATAVADVAAARRDYMDESGGRYVHVIADGGVGWSGDLPKAIACGADSVMMGSPLARATDAPGKGHHWGMEAVNEELPRGKKVDLGTVGTIEEVLTGPSHTPDGSMNFFGALRRAMATTGYSELKEFQRVEVTVADSQHKR; this comes from the coding sequence GTGACTGAGATCGAGATCGGGCGCGGCAAGCGCGGCCGGCGGGCGTACGCCTTCGACGACATCGCCGTCGTCCCCAGCCGCCGTACGCGGGACCCGAAGGAGGTCTCGATCGCCTGGCAGATCGACGCCTACCGCTTCGAGCTGCCGTTCCTGGCCGCCCCCATGGACTCGGTCGTCTCCCCGGCCACCGCGATCCGCATCGGCGAGCTGGGCGGCCTCGGCGTCCTGAACCTCGAGGGTCTGTGGACGCGGTACGAGGACCCGCAGCCGCTGCTCGACGAGATCGCCGAGCTGCCCGCCGAGCAGGCGACCCGCCGCCTCCAGGAGATCTACGCGGCTCCCATCAAGGAGGAGCTGATCGGCGCCCGCATCAAGGAGGTGCGCGACTCCGGCGTGGTCACGGCTGCCGCGCTCTCCCCGCAGCGCACCGCCCAGTTCTCCAAGGCGGTCGTGGACGCGGGCGTGGACATCTTCGTGATCCGCGGTACGACGGTCTCCGCGGAGCACGTCTCGTCCGCGCACGAGCCGCTGAACCTGAAGCAGTTCATCTACGAGCTCGACGTCCCGGTGATCGTCGGCGGCTGCGCCACGTACACGGCGGCCCTGCACCTGATGCGCACGGGTGCGGCGGGTGTGCTCGTGGGCTTCGGCGGCGGCGCGGCCCACACCACGCGCAACGTGCTCGGCATCCAGGTCCCGATGGCCACCGCCGTCGCGGATGTGGCCGCGGCCCGCCGTGACTACATGGACGAGTCCGGCGGCCGCTATGTGCATGTGATCGCCGACGGCGGCGTCGGCTGGTCCGGCGACCTCCCGAAGGCGATCGCCTGCGGCGCCGACTCGGTGATGATGGGCTCCCCGCTGGCCCGCGCCACGGACGCGCCCGGCAAGGGCCACCACTGGGGCATGGAGGCGGTCAACGAGGAGCTGCCCCGCGGCAAGAAGGTCGATCTGGGCACGGTCGGCACGATCGAGGAGGTGCTGACGGGTCCGTCGCACACCCCCGACGGCTCGATGAACTTCTTCGGCGCGCTGCGGCGGGCGATGGCCACGACCGGGTACAGCGAGCTGAAGGAGTTCCAGCGGGTGGAGGTCACGGTGGCGGACTCGCAGCACAAGCGGTAG
- a CDS encoding MOSC domain-containing protein — MKLLSVNLGRPQPVPYTDQAQGVTGIDKRPAEGPVRVTAPGPKGLGASGVAGDAVCDLRHHGGDEQAVYAFAREDLDDWERELGRSLANGCFGENLTTEGLDVSGALIGERWRIGSEVVLEVTSGRIPCRTFQGHLGERGWVKRFTRKGATGAYLRVIAPGEIRAGDPIEIVHRPDHGVTVALEFRAVTTERELLPRLLVAGEALHSETLAAARKYVAGQTR; from the coding sequence ATGAAGCTTCTCTCGGTCAACCTGGGCCGTCCGCAGCCGGTGCCGTACACGGACCAGGCTCAGGGCGTGACGGGCATCGACAAGCGGCCGGCCGAGGGGCCGGTGCGGGTCACGGCGCCCGGCCCCAAGGGGCTCGGCGCGAGCGGGGTCGCCGGGGACGCGGTGTGCGACCTGCGCCATCACGGGGGCGACGAGCAGGCGGTGTACGCCTTCGCGCGCGAGGATCTCGACGACTGGGAGCGGGAGCTGGGCCGTTCGCTGGCCAACGGCTGTTTCGGCGAGAACCTGACGACGGAGGGTCTGGACGTGTCCGGGGCGCTGATCGGGGAGCGCTGGCGGATCGGGTCCGAGGTGGTCCTGGAGGTGACCTCGGGGCGGATTCCGTGCCGTACGTTCCAGGGCCATCTGGGCGAGCGGGGATGGGTGAAGAGGTTCACCCGGAAGGGCGCGACCGGTGCCTACCTGCGAGTGATCGCACCGGGGGAGATCCGGGCGGGCGATCCGATCGAGATCGTGCACCGTCCGGACCACGGGGTGACGGTGGCGCTGGAGTTCCGTGCGGTCACCACCGAGCGGGAGTTGCTGCCGCGGCTGCTCGTGGCGGGCGAGGCGCTGCACAGCGAGACGCTGGCCGCCGCCCGCAAGTACGTCGCCGGACAGACCCGCTGA
- a CDS encoding WhiB family transcriptional regulator has protein sequence MADFSRLPGPNADLWDWQLLAACRGVDSSLFFHPEGERGAARSARENSAKEVCMRCPVRAECAAHALAVREPYGVWGGLTEDEREELMGRARNRLVSASTSGGIAPNA, from the coding sequence ATGGCAGATTTCTCCCGCCTTCCCGGACCGAACGCTGACCTGTGGGACTGGCAGCTGCTGGCTGCCTGCCGAGGGGTCGACAGCTCGCTCTTCTTCCACCCGGAGGGCGAGCGCGGAGCGGCTCGGAGCGCTCGCGAGAACTCGGCCAAAGAGGTCTGCATGAGGTGCCCGGTCCGTGCGGAGTGCGCGGCGCACGCGCTGGCGGTGCGCGAGCCGTACGGAGTCTGGGGCGGCCTGACCGAGGACGAGCGCGAAGAGTTGATGGGACGGGCGCGCAACCGCCTGGTGTCGGCGTCCACCAGCGGGGGCATCGCCCCGAACGCCTGA
- a CDS encoding nucleotide sugar dehydrogenase, with the protein MPADLAVIGLGPFGLPLAQAAVAAGIPTLGYAIGPEASSLSPAELRRMHAAGFRPGTDAAQLGRVRTAVLCVPTPRGADGGLDLGQLEAAAGSLAERLRPHTTVILESPVPPGTTEEFLLPLLEKGSRLRAGRDFHLAYSPSRIDPGNRDRTPAGTPKVIGGLTPACTESAAAFYGRITDKVVRARGLREAETVQLLETNFRHVNIALVNEMAVLCHELGIDLWDVIRCAETKPFGFQAFRPGPGVGGHGVTQDLTGHASRTLRMVELAQQVNHRMPRYVVQRAATLLNEHGKSARGARVLLLGVTYKPDLADLQATPAQEIAIRLMELGASVSYHDPYVPSWSVLDRPLPRADALYEAAADADLTILLQQHRTYDLQGLSVKAQLLLDTRGATPTGAAHRL; encoded by the coding sequence ATGCCCGCAGACCTCGCTGTCATCGGACTCGGTCCCTTCGGCCTGCCTCTCGCGCAGGCCGCCGTCGCCGCAGGCATCCCGACTCTCGGGTACGCCATCGGTCCGGAGGCGAGCTCCCTCAGCCCCGCCGAGCTGCGCCGGATGCACGCCGCGGGCTTCCGGCCGGGCACCGACGCGGCCCAGCTCGGCCGGGTGCGCACCGCCGTGCTCTGCGTGCCGACCCCGCGCGGCGCCGACGGCGGGCTCGACCTCGGTCAGCTGGAGGCGGCCGCCGGCAGCCTGGCGGAGAGGCTCCGCCCGCACACCACGGTCATCCTGGAGTCTCCCGTGCCTCCCGGGACCACCGAGGAGTTCCTGCTCCCTCTGCTGGAGAAGGGCTCCAGGCTGCGCGCGGGCCGCGACTTCCACCTCGCCTACTCGCCCAGCCGGATCGACCCCGGCAACCGCGACCGCACCCCGGCCGGCACACCCAAGGTCATCGGGGGTCTCACCCCCGCCTGCACCGAGTCGGCGGCCGCCTTCTACGGGCGGATCACCGACAAGGTCGTACGCGCGCGCGGGCTGCGCGAGGCGGAGACCGTGCAGCTGCTGGAGACCAACTTCCGGCACGTCAACATCGCGCTCGTCAACGAGATGGCCGTCCTCTGCCACGAGCTGGGCATCGATCTTTGGGACGTGATCCGCTGCGCGGAGACGAAACCATTCGGCTTCCAGGCCTTCCGGCCGGGCCCGGGCGTCGGCGGGCACGGTGTCACGCAGGACCTGACCGGCCACGCGAGCCGCACGCTGCGCATGGTGGAACTGGCCCAGCAGGTCAACCACCGCATGCCCCGCTACGTCGTCCAGCGCGCCGCCACCCTCCTCAACGAGCACGGCAAGTCCGCCCGCGGCGCCCGTGTCCTGCTCCTCGGCGTCACGTACAAGCCCGACCTCGCCGACCTGCAGGCCACGCCCGCCCAGGAGATCGCCATCCGGCTGATGGAGCTGGGCGCCTCGGTCAGCTACCACGACCCGTACGTCCCGTCGTGGAGCGTCCTGGACCGCCCGCTGCCGCGCGCGGACGCCCTGTACGAGGCGGCCGCCGACGCCGACCTGACGATCTTGCTGCAGCAGCACCGGACGTACGACTTGCAGGGGCTTTCGGTGAAGGCACAGTTGCTGCTGGACACGCGGGGGGCCACGCCCACGGGGGCGGCGCATCGGTTGTGA
- a CDS encoding ester cyclase, producing the protein MTFVQLIDCRTSRLDDMNRLMDQWVEKTRGKRTATHTVVGKDRSDATHVIEIVEFPSYEEAMRNSNLPETDTIFREMVALCDEMPTFTDLDVVRDDALQAATARRFFDTIAVQGPLPPMNGLVAENYHDHDPANEQDTLGLDNMLREIEMWRGSFDFTFTVEDQITQADRVCTRWTWNGIQKGEFMGLPNTGRQVSMTGTTVFRFDVDGKLREGWWQYDRLGLMEQLGALDELEK; encoded by the coding sequence ATGACGTTCGTACAGCTCATCGACTGCAGGACCAGCCGGCTCGACGACATGAACCGGCTGATGGACCAGTGGGTCGAGAAGACCAGGGGAAAGCGGACGGCGACGCACACGGTGGTCGGCAAGGACCGCTCGGACGCGACGCACGTCATCGAGATCGTGGAGTTCCCGTCGTACGAGGAGGCGATGCGGAACTCGAACCTGCCGGAGACCGACACGATCTTCCGGGAGATGGTCGCCCTGTGCGACGAGATGCCGACGTTCACGGACCTGGACGTGGTGCGCGACGATGCGTTGCAGGCGGCCACGGCCCGCCGGTTCTTCGACACGATCGCGGTGCAGGGACCGTTGCCGCCGATGAACGGCCTGGTCGCGGAGAATTACCACGACCACGACCCGGCCAACGAGCAGGACACGCTCGGGCTGGACAACATGCTGCGTGAGATCGAGATGTGGCGCGGCTCCTTCGACTTCACCTTCACGGTCGAGGACCAGATCACCCAGGCGGACCGCGTCTGCACCCGCTGGACCTGGAACGGCATCCAGAAGGGCGAGTTCATGGGCCTGCCCAACACCGGCCGCCAGGTGTCGATGACGGGGACGACCGTCTTCCGCTTCGACGTCGACGGCAAGCTCCGCGAGGGCTGGTGGCAGTACGACCGGCTCGGGCTGATGGAGCAGCTGGGCGCGCTGGACGAGTTGGAGAAGTAG
- a CDS encoding glycerol-3-phosphate dehydrogenase/oxidase has translation MRTATLGPAQRAEALAAMAERELDVLVIGGGVVGAGTALDAVTRGLSTGLVEARDWASGTSSRSSKLVHGGLRYLEMLDFALVREALKERGLLLERLAPHLVKPVPFLYPLQHKGWERLYAGSGVALYDAMSMARGHGRGLPLHRHLTRRHALRVAPCLKKDALVGALQYYDAQMDDARYVATLVRTAASYGAKAANRARVTGFLREGERVVGARVQDVEGGGEYEIRAKQIVNATGVWTDDTQAMVGERGQFHVRASKGIHLVVPKDRIHSTTGLILRTEKSVLFVIPWGRHWIVGTTDTDWDLDKAHPAASSADIDYLLEHVNSVLAVPLGRDDVQGVYAGLRPLLAGESDATSKLSREHTVAHPAPGLVVVAGGKYTTYRVMAKDAVDEAVHGLDMRVADCVTEDIPLLGAEGYRAMWNARARIAARTGLHVVRVEHLLNRYGSMAEEILDLVTADPALGEPLQAADDYLRAEVVYAASHEGARHLDDVLTRRTRISIETFDRGTRSAREAAELMAPVLSWDKGQVEREVEHYEKRVEAERESQLQPDDQTADAARLGAPDIVPL, from the coding sequence GTGAGGACAGCGACTCTGGGCCCGGCGCAGCGCGCCGAGGCACTTGCGGCGATGGCGGAGCGCGAGCTGGACGTGCTGGTGATCGGAGGCGGAGTGGTCGGCGCCGGCACCGCGCTGGACGCCGTCACCCGCGGCCTGTCCACCGGACTGGTCGAGGCCCGCGACTGGGCGTCCGGTACCTCCAGCAGATCCAGCAAGCTCGTCCACGGCGGCCTGCGCTATCTGGAGATGCTCGACTTCGCCCTGGTCCGGGAGGCCCTGAAGGAGCGCGGTCTGCTCCTGGAGCGGCTCGCCCCGCACCTGGTCAAACCGGTGCCCTTCCTCTACCCGCTGCAGCACAAGGGTTGGGAGCGGCTGTACGCGGGCTCGGGCGTGGCCCTGTACGACGCGATGTCCATGGCCCGCGGCCACGGCCGCGGTCTGCCCCTGCACCGTCACCTGACCCGCCGTCACGCCCTGCGCGTCGCCCCCTGCCTGAAGAAGGACGCCCTGGTCGGCGCCCTGCAGTACTACGACGCCCAGATGGACGACGCGCGGTACGTGGCGACCCTGGTGCGCACGGCGGCGTCGTACGGCGCCAAGGCGGCCAACCGCGCGCGCGTGACCGGGTTCTTGCGCGAGGGCGAGCGGGTCGTGGGCGCCCGGGTGCAGGACGTGGAGGGCGGCGGTGAGTACGAGATCCGCGCGAAGCAGATCGTCAACGCCACCGGCGTGTGGACCGACGACACGCAGGCCATGGTGGGGGAGCGCGGCCAGTTCCACGTCCGCGCCTCCAAGGGCATCCATCTGGTCGTGCCCAAGGACCGCATCCACTCCACCACCGGTCTGATCCTGCGCACCGAGAAGTCCGTCCTGTTCGTCATCCCCTGGGGCCGGCACTGGATCGTCGGCACCACCGACACCGACTGGGACCTCGACAAGGCCCACCCGGCCGCCTCCAGCGCCGACATCGACTACCTGCTGGAGCACGTCAACTCGGTGCTCGCCGTCCCGCTCGGCCGCGACGACGTGCAGGGGGTGTACGCGGGTCTGCGCCCGCTGCTGGCCGGCGAGTCCGACGCGACCAGCAAGCTGTCCCGCGAGCACACCGTGGCGCATCCGGCGCCGGGCCTCGTGGTCGTGGCGGGCGGCAAGTACACGACGTACCGGGTGATGGCGAAGGACGCCGTGGACGAGGCGGTGCACGGCCTCGACATGCGCGTCGCCGACTGCGTCACCGAGGACATCCCGCTGCTCGGCGCCGAAGGCTACCGGGCGATGTGGAACGCCCGGGCGCGGATCGCCGCACGCACCGGACTGCACGTGGTCCGCGTGGAACACCTGCTCAATCGCTACGGCTCGATGGCCGAGGAGATCCTGGACCTCGTCACCGCCGACCCGGCCCTGGGCGAGCCGCTGCAGGCCGCCGACGACTATCTGCGAGCCGAGGTGGTGTACGCGGCCTCGCACGAGGGCGCCCGGCACCTGGACGACGTGCTCACCCGCCGCACCCGGATCTCCATCGAGACCTTCGACCGGGGCACCCGCAGTGCCCGCGAGGCGGCCGAGCTGATGGCGCCCGTCCTCAGCTGGGACAAGGGCCAGGTCGAGCGCGAGGTGGAGCACTACGAGAAGCGGGTCGAGGCCGAGCGCGAGTCGCAGCTCCAGCCGGACGACCAGACGGCGGACGCGGCACGCCTGGGGGCGCCGGACATCGTGCCGCTGTAG
- a CDS encoding LysR family transcriptional regulator, translating to MIEARHLRVLRAVATTGSFSAAGRELGCTQPAVSQQMKALEASVGTPLLIRSGREMRLTQAGEALVRHASGILAGLTAAEEEVAAIAGLRAGRVRLVSFPSGSSTLVPTALAALRAAHPGTRVSLEEAEPPKSVELLREGDCDLALAFRYEGAAAAEEWDDLVVRPLLTDRLVALVPERHRLARTGSSGSVAIGELAQEPWIAGCPRCRGQLVEVCESAGFTPRIDFATDDYPAVVGLVGAGLGVAVLPQLAVESVRPRGVRTVELEPLVRRQIVALTLPDLAQVPAVAATLEQLARAAGRAQGPSTGIRA from the coding sequence GTGATCGAGGCCCGTCATCTCCGCGTCCTGCGCGCCGTCGCCACCACCGGCTCCTTCTCGGCGGCGGGGCGCGAACTGGGCTGCACCCAGCCCGCCGTCAGCCAGCAGATGAAGGCCCTGGAGGCCTCGGTCGGCACCCCGCTGCTGATCCGCAGCGGCCGCGAGATGCGCCTGACGCAGGCCGGCGAGGCGCTCGTCCGGCACGCCTCCGGGATTCTCGCGGGGCTCACCGCGGCCGAGGAGGAGGTCGCCGCCATCGCGGGCCTCAGGGCCGGCCGGGTCCGGCTGGTCTCCTTCCCGAGCGGCAGTTCGACCCTGGTCCCGACCGCCCTGGCCGCCCTGCGCGCCGCCCACCCCGGCACCCGTGTCTCCCTGGAGGAGGCCGAGCCCCCGAAGTCCGTCGAGCTGCTGCGCGAGGGTGACTGCGATCTGGCGCTGGCCTTTCGCTACGAGGGTGCGGCGGCCGCCGAGGAGTGGGACGACCTGGTCGTACGGCCCCTGCTGACGGACCGCCTCGTCGCCCTGGTGCCCGAACGGCACCGGCTCGCGCGCACGGGGTCCTCGGGGTCCGTCGCCATCGGGGAGCTGGCCCAGGAGCCCTGGATCGCGGGCTGCCCGCGCTGCCGCGGCCAGCTGGTGGAGGTGTGCGAGAGCGCCGGTTTCACGCCCCGCATCGACTTCGCCACCGACGACTATCCGGCGGTGGTCGGACTGGTGGGCGCGGGTCTCGGCGTGGCCGTGCTGCCGCAGCTCGCGGTGGAGTCGGTACGGCCCCGCGGAGTGCGCACGGTGGAGCTGGAACCGCTCGTACGGCGGCAGATCGTCGCCCTCACCCTGCCCGACCTGGCACAGGTGCCGGCCGTCGCGGCGACGCTGGAGCAACTGGCCCGGGCGGCCGGGCGCGCACAGGGCCCCTCGACAGGGATCCGGGCTTAG
- a CDS encoding SDR family NAD(P)-dependent oxidoreductase yields MTTALITGSTAGIGAAFARRLAADGHDLVLVARDSKRLREQATELHDRHGIEAEVLAADLSEDKGIETVADRLGDRKSPVDLLINNAGFGNKGRYLEVPMTDELKMLKVHCEAVLRLTSAAAEAMRERGRGGVVNVASVAAFVPRGTYGASKAWVVQFTQGAAKDMAGSGVRLMALCPGFVRTEFHQRAGMGTDNIPGWMWLDADKLVAAALADLARGKTLSIPDPRYKALMGLVKVTPRGLMGGISSRTGRKYGPQ; encoded by the coding sequence ATGACAACGGCTCTGATTACGGGATCGACCGCGGGAATCGGTGCCGCGTTCGCGCGGCGGCTGGCGGCTGACGGGCATGACCTGGTCCTCGTGGCACGGGACAGCAAACGGCTGCGCGAGCAGGCGACCGAGCTGCACGACCGGCACGGCATCGAGGCGGAGGTGCTGGCCGCCGACCTGTCCGAGGACAAGGGCATCGAGACGGTGGCCGACCGGCTCGGCGACCGGAAGAGCCCGGTCGACCTGCTGATCAACAACGCCGGCTTCGGCAACAAGGGCCGCTATCTCGAAGTCCCCATGACCGACGAGCTGAAGATGCTCAAGGTGCACTGCGAGGCGGTGCTCCGGCTGACGTCGGCGGCGGCCGAGGCGATGCGCGAGCGCGGCCGCGGCGGGGTGGTGAACGTGGCGTCGGTGGCGGCCTTCGTGCCCCGGGGCACCTACGGCGCCTCGAAGGCCTGGGTCGTGCAGTTCACCCAGGGCGCGGCCAAGGACATGGCCGGCAGCGGGGTGCGGCTGATGGCGCTGTGCCCCGGCTTCGTGCGCACCGAGTTCCACCAGCGGGCCGGGATGGGCACGGACAACATCCCGGGCTGGATGTGGCTGGACGCCGACAAGCTGGTCGCGGCGGCCCTGGCCGACCTCGCGCGCGGCAAGACGCTCTCCATCCCGGACCCCCGGTACAAGGCGCTGATGGGGCTGGTGAAGGTCACCCCGCGCGGGCTGATGGGCGGAATCAGCTCCAGGACGGGCCGCAAGTACGGGCCCCAGTAG
- a CDS encoding sigma-70 family RNA polymerase sigma factor, which translates to MRDDEAGTAHGAIGALVHRAVDGDEQATHDLLAHVHPLALRYCRTRLSRLPGDARHFVEDLAQEVCVAVLLALPRYRDTGRPFEAFVFAIASHKVADLQRAAMRHPGSTAVPSDEMPERPDDSLGPEERALLSSDAEWAKKLLANLPENQRELLLLRIAVGLTAEETGQMLGMSPGAVRVAQHRALSRLRALAEQ; encoded by the coding sequence ATGCGCGACGACGAGGCGGGCACGGCCCACGGGGCGATCGGTGCCCTCGTGCATCGTGCCGTCGACGGGGACGAGCAGGCCACGCACGATCTGCTCGCCCATGTCCACCCTTTGGCGCTGCGCTACTGCCGCACCCGGCTGTCCCGGCTGCCCGGCGACGCGCGCCACTTCGTCGAGGACCTCGCCCAGGAGGTCTGTGTGGCGGTCCTCCTCGCCCTGCCGCGCTACCGCGACACCGGCCGCCCCTTCGAGGCCTTCGTCTTCGCCATCGCCTCGCACAAGGTCGCCGACCTCCAGCGCGCCGCGATGCGCCACCCGGGCTCCACGGCCGTCCCCTCGGACGAGATGCCCGAACGGCCCGACGACTCCCTCGGCCCCGAGGAGCGCGCGCTGCTCAGCAGCGACGCCGAGTGGGCCAAGAAGCTGCTGGCCAACCTCCCCGAGAACCAGCGCGAACTGCTCCTGCTGCGCATCGCCGTGGGCTTGACCGCGGAGGAGACGGGGCAGATGTTGGGAATGTCACCCGGCGCGGTCCGTGTGGCCCAGCACCGGGCGCTGAGTCGCCTCAGAGCACTCGCCGAACAGTAG
- a CDS encoding response regulator transcription factor: MTSVLVCDDSPLAREALRRAVATVPGVERVTTAANGEEVLRRWGADRSDLILMDVRMPGLGGVETVRRLLSADPGARIIMLTVAEDLDGVALAVAAGARGYLHKDASRAELRATVTQALADPTWRLAPRRLRSAEMGAAPTLTAREIQVLEGMSHGRSNAEIGRELFLSEDTVKTHARRLFKKLGASDRAHAVALGFRWGLVR; the protein is encoded by the coding sequence ATGACATCCGTCCTCGTCTGCGACGACTCCCCGCTTGCCCGAGAGGCGCTCCGCCGCGCGGTCGCGACCGTGCCCGGCGTCGAGCGCGTGACGACGGCGGCCAACGGCGAGGAAGTCCTCCGCCGCTGGGGCGCCGACCGCTCCGACCTCATCCTGATGGACGTACGCATGCCCGGCCTGGGTGGCGTCGAGACCGTGCGCAGGCTGCTGTCCGCCGACCCCGGCGCGCGCATCATCATGCTCACCGTCGCCGAGGACCTCGACGGCGTGGCCCTCGCGGTGGCCGCCGGCGCCCGGGGCTATCTGCACAAGGACGCCTCGCGCGCGGAGCTGCGCGCCACCGTGACGCAGGCCCTCGCCGACCCGACCTGGCGTCTGGCCCCGCGCCGCCTCCGCTCGGCCGAGATGGGCGCGGCGCCCACCCTCACCGCGCGTGAGATCCAGGTGCTGGAGGGCATGAGCCACGGCCGCTCCAACGCCGAGATCGGCCGCGAGCTGTTCCTCTCCGAGGACACCGTCAAGACGCACGCCCGCCGCCTCTTCAAGAAGCTCGGCGCCTCGGACCGGGCCCACGCGGTGGCACTCGGTTTCCGCTGGGGACTGGTCCGGTAG